A DNA window from Porites lutea chromosome 6, jaPorLute2.1, whole genome shotgun sequence contains the following coding sequences:
- the LOC140940781 gene encoding tetratricopeptide repeat protein 28-like — protein MVLEAMGEFVKAKEYYEKALAITKETGDRRNESSCNVNLGNFCRSVCQYAKAKIYYEKALEIAKEIGHRENEILCYRNLGTVLQPVGEFAKAIEYHEQALAIAKETGDTNKEAMLYAELGKVFESWGDYVRARDYHEKALAISKGIGDKESEALCQFGLGTVYYSFGKFAKSKECLEKAIAIARAIGDKRRKAQCYGVLGALLESLGEYSQSKTYLEESLKVTETIGDRELKGACYQNLGTLFHSMGKCVKAKDYHENALAITKEIGNRKEEASCLRCLGVVFYTLGEHAKAEEYHEKSLVITKEICDKRGEAESYGNLGIVCHSLGEYARAKEYHEKALEISKNIGDIKNEFATQQNLATLMLLEGKVLEAESYLLASIDAFQKMGMFLTDNDHLKISLLEKHVIIYQILSYLFCRTKNPEQALCVTELGRARALADLMSSQYSVQKQISDNPETWVGIGAIMKNERNCTCLYISYFKNEIHFWILKADTPTHFQYVDVNDFFMGEAKREVDEVLGSKIFRRVHTLPPDQCEDRCWVPSKDNRTKGTKPTQEKGCGSWRLIEEDEDVSQVLELTLADCYKIIVAPVAELLKESEIITVPDRLLFKVPFAALEDERGKFLSESCRIRIVPSLTTLKLIHDSPSDYHSQTGALIVGDPQVGEVLYNGCLTLKPPLHFAREEAEMIGQLIGVYPLLGKQATKQAVLESINSVSLIHFAAHGNAERGEIVLAPARTTKTTPEEKDYLLTMADISQVRLRAKLVVLSCCHSANGEIRAEGVVGIARAFLGSGARSVLVALWAIEDEATKQFMSRFYEHLVRGESASESLHQAMKWMRENGFSEVEQWAPFMLIGDNVSFEFGNKRQKIACAGEKS, from the coding sequence ATGGTTTTGGAGGCCATGGGGGAATTTGTAAAGGCTAAAGAATATTACGAGAAAGCACTTGCTATCACAAAAGAGACTGGCGATAGAAGAAATGAATCCTCGTgtaacgtcaacttaggaaatTTTTGTCGTTCTGTTTGTCAATATGCCAAGGCtaaaatatactatgaaaaagcACTTGAGATCGCAAAGGAGATTGGCCACAGGGAGAATGAAATCCTGTGTTACAGAAATCTTGGAACTGTATTGCAGCCTGTCGGCGAGTTTGCCAAGGCTATTGAATATCACGAGCAAGCACTTGCGATCGCGAAAGAAACTGGCGACACGAACAAAGAAGCCATGCTGTATGCAGAGCTAGGAAAAGTGTTCGAGTCTTGGGGTGATTATGTTAGAGCCAGAGATTatcacgaaaaagcacttgcaATTAGTAAAGGCATAGGTGACAAAGAAAGCGAGGCCTTATGTCAGTTCGGCCTAGGAACTGTGTATTATTCTTTCGGTAAATTTGCTAAAAGTAAAGAATGTCTTGAAAAAGCGATTGCAATCGCTAGAGCAATTGGAGACAAGAGGAGAAAAGCCCAATGTTATGGGGTTTTAGGAGCTCTGTTGGAGTCTCTCGGTGAATATTCCCAATCTAAAACATATCTTGAAGAATCATTAAAAGTCACAGAAACGATAGGTGACAGGGAACTCAAAGGTGCATGTTATCAAAATCTCGGTACTTTATTCCACTCCATGGGAAAATGTGTCAAGGCGAAAGATTATCACGAAAACGCTCTTGCAATAACTAAAGAAATTGGCAacaggaaagaagaagcctCGTGTTTGCGATGCCTAGGAGTGGTGTTTTACACTCTCGGTGAacatgccaaggctgaagaatatcatGAAAAATCACTTGTAATCACCAAAGAAATATGTGACAAACGGGGAGAAGCAGAAAGTTACGGAAACCTTGGAATTGTGTGTCATTCTCTCGGAGAGTACGCTAGGGCAAAAGAATATCATGAAAAAGCACTGGAAATAAGTAAAAACATTGGCGACATTAAAAACGAGTTTGCTACCCAACAAAACCTTGCAACGCTCATGCTGTTAGAAGGAAAGGTACTTGAAGCTGAATCCTACCTACTGGCCAGCATAGATGCTTTTCAGAAAATGGGAATGTTCTTGACGGATAATGACCACTTAAAGATATCGTTACTTGAGAAGCACGTTATTATTTACCAGATACTAAGCTATCTGTTTTGTAGAACTAAAAATCCTGAGCAAGCCCTTTGTGTGACGGAGCTTGGACGAGCCAGAGCCCTGGCAGACTTGATGTCCTCACAGTACTCAgtccaaaaacaaatttcagacAATCCAGAGACTTGGGTGGGCATTGGTGCCATCATgaagaatgaaagaaattgcACCTGTCTATACATTTCCTATTTTAAGAATGAAATCCATTTTTGGATCCTCAAAGCTGACACACCCACACACTTCCAATACGTAGATGTAAATGATTTCTTCATGGGAGAAGCAAAAAGAGAGGTGGATGAAGTTCTGGGAAGCAAAATCTTCCGGCGGGTGCATACATTACCTCCAGATCAGTGCGAAGATCGATGCTGGGTTCCTTCAAAAGATAACCGTACAAAAGGTACTAAACCAACCCAAGAAAAAGGCTGTGGTAGTTGGCGCCTTATAGAGGAGGATGAAGACGTAAGCCAAGTACTTGAACTTACTCTTGCCGATTGTTACAAAATAATCGTAGCTCCTGTGGCAGAGTTGCTTAAAGAGTCTGAAATCATCACTGTTCCTGATCGCTTATTGTTCAAAGTTCCATTTGCAGCATTAGAGGACGAAAGGGGAAAGTTTTTATCGGAGTCTTGCAGAATCCGCATTGTTCCGTCTTTGACGACTCTCAAGCTGATTCATGACAGCCCATCAGACTATCACAGTCAGACTGGTGCACTCATAGTGGGGGACCCTCAAGTTGGTGAGGTGCTTTACAACGGGTGTCTTACACTCAAACCACCCTTGCATTTTGCAAGAGAGGAAGCAGAGATGATAGGCCAACTGATCGGCGTTTATCCTTTGCTCGGAAAGCAAGCGACCAAGCAGGCTGttcttgaaagcattaactCCGTCAGCCTCATACATTTTGCTGCTCATGGAAATGCTGAAAGAGGAGAAATTGTTCTTGCCCCTGCACGTACCACTAAAACGACGCCAGAAGAAAAAGACTATTTATTGACAATGGCTGACATCTCACAAGTTCGATTAAGAGCCAAACTGGTGGTGCTTAGCTGCTGTCACAGTGCAAATGGGGAAATTCGAGCGGAGGGAGTGGTTGGAATTGCACGAGCCTTTTTAGGATCCGGTGCACGCTCAGTGTTGGTGGCATTGTGGGCCATAGAGGACGAAGCAACGAAGCAGTTTATGAGTCGTTTTTACGAGCACcttgttcgtggtgaaagtgcCAGTGAATCTCTTCACCAGGCCATGAAGTGGATGAGAGAAAACGGCTTCTCTGAGGTGGAGCAGTGGGCGCCATTTATGTTGATTGGAGATAACGTCTCGTTTGAATTTGgaaataaaaggcaaaaaattgcTTGTGCAGGGGAAAAGTCGTAA